In Terriglobia bacterium, the DNA window GCCTGCGCCAATAACTTTCATGGGCGCACGATCACGATCGTCGGCTTTTCCACCGAGCCGCAATATCGCGAGGGATTCGGCCCCTTCACACCGGGCTTCACCGTCATTCCTTATGGCGACGTGGAGGCGTTGCAACGCGCGATCACGGCGAACACGTGCGCATTCCTGGTCGAACCTATCCAGGGTGAGGCGGGGATTCTGGTGCCTCCTGCAGGCTATCTCAAGAAGTGCGAAGACCTGTGCCGGAGGAACAACGTGCTCTTTGTCCTCGACGAGATCCAGTCAGGATTGGGGCGTACCGGCAAGCTGTTCGCCTACATGCACGAAGGTGTGCGCCCGGACATGGTGATCATCGGCAAGGCGCTCTCGGGCGGCTATTATCCTGTTTCGGCCGTGTTGGCGCCGGGCAACGTACTCGGCGTCTTCAAGCCCGGAGACCACGGCAGCACCTTCGGGGGCAACCCACTCGCATGCGCGGTAGCGCGGGCTTCGCTGAAGGTTCTGACAGAGGAGAAGCTCGTGGAGCGTTCTGCGGAACATGGGGACTATTTCATCAAGAAACTGAAGACGCTGCGCGCGCCTCACATCGTCGAAGTCCGCGGACGCGGACTGTGGATTGGCATTGAAATGTCCGGCCCGGCGCGACCCTATTGCGAGAAGCTGAAAGATGAGGGAATTCTGTGCAAGGAGACCCACGATCGCGTCATCCGCGTTGCCCCGCCGCTTGTGATCACACGGGACGAGATCAATTGGGCCTTCGAGCGGTTCAGGAAGGTATTGCAGTAAAAAAACTCAACGCAGAGGACGCAGAGACAAACAGAATATTCTCTGCGTCCTCTCCGTTAGAGCTTTCACGGCACGAGTATAACCTTTCCGTGGGTCTGCCGTCCTTCCAGCGCCTGGTGAGCCTTCGCGGCTTCGCGCAACGGCAGGCTCCGGTCGATCCTCAAATTCAGTCTACCCTCGGAGATCCATTCAAGAATATCGCTTGCTCGCCAGTCGAGTTCTTCTTCTGTGGAGGTGTAATGGGTGAGGCTCGGGCGGGTCACATAGATGGATCCCTTGGCGTTGAGGATGTTCAGATCCACGGGAGGGACAGGGCCGCTCGATTGTCCGAACAACACCATCATTCCCCTGCGCTTCAGGCAGTTCAGACTCTTCTCGAAGGTCGAGCGCCCAACCGAGTCGTAAACCACCTCGACGCCCCGCCCCTGGGTGATGTTTTTCACCTCGGCCTCAAAATCCCTCATATCGTAGCGAACCACGTGGTCGGCTCCCGCCTCGCGGGCGATCGCCGCCTTCTCTTCAGTGGACACCGTGCCGATCACGCGCGCGCCGATCATCTTGGCAATCTGGATCAGCAGGAGACCAACCCCTCCGGCCGCGGCGTGCACCAGCGCCGTTTGGCCTCTCTGAAGGGGGTATGTGGCGTGGGTCAGATAGTGAGCCGTCATGCCCTGGAGCATGGCGGCGGCACCCGTCTGAAAGTCGATCTTCTCGGGGAGGGTTACGAGTTGCCAGGCGTTTGCCAGTGCATA includes these proteins:
- the rocD gene encoding ornithine--oxo-acid transaminase codes for the protein MTTKDFIELEDRYGAHNYHPLDVVIHKAQGVWVYDVDGKRYLDCLAAYSAVNQGHCHPKIMEALIEQAHRVTLTSRAFRNDQLPLLCRDVHELTGMDTMLPMNSGAEAVETALKTARKWGYQVKGIPADRAEIIACANNFHGRTITIVGFSTEPQYREGFGPFTPGFTVIPYGDVEALQRAITANTCAFLVEPIQGEAGILVPPAGYLKKCEDLCRRNNVLFVLDEIQSGLGRTGKLFAYMHEGVRPDMVIIGKALSGGYYPVSAVLAPGNVLGVFKPGDHGSTFGGNPLACAVARASLKVLTEEKLVERSAEHGDYFIKKLKTLRAPHIVEVRGRGLWIGIEMSGPARPYCEKLKDEGILCKETHDRVIRVAPPLVITRDEINWAFERFRKVLQ
- a CDS encoding quinone oxidoreductase; the encoded protein is MKAIRVHETGGPEKLVYEEVPLPVPGPGQARVKVQAIGVNFIDVYFRSGLYKASLPFTPGMEAAGIVDAVGQDVTGVVAGTRVAYAMNLGAYGEYALANAWQLVTLPEKIDFQTGAAAMLQGMTAHYLTHATYPLQRGQTALVHAAAGGVGLLLIQIAKMIGARVIGTVSTEEKAAIAREAGADHVVRYDMRDFEAEVKNITQGRGVEVVYDSVGRSTFEKSLNCLKRRGMMVLFGQSSGPVPPVDLNILNAKGSIYVTRPSLTHYTSTEEELDWRASDILEWISEGRLNLRIDRSLPLREAAKAHQALEGRQTHGKVILVP